The genomic interval AGGGCACTGTTGAGATAGAATACATACAAGCATGTCAAATGTCGCGCGAGCGTTTCGTTCATCGCTTTCGTAACGACATTCACATCATGAACCAAGTGCTTGCCAGCCTCGTCCTCTCCccttaaaattattagaaaaatataatttaagAGTGTAAAGTGCGTGTTCGAAGTTGAAAGGGAATCGAGCAAAACTAGACCGCTTGTCCACCCACGCTTGGAAAGAAGTAAAGAAACTGGCATAGAGGTATGTTGCCCAAAATAAACCGAAACTCCGCTTCCATCTTAAAAGGCGCCGTAGTCTATGTCGAATCCGTCCGTCAATGTCACAAAGGctaggaaaagaacaaaagaaaaataacaaaaaaaaagggcatGGTCATTGACCGTCATTCATGAAGCAATATCCACGCGTTTATGATAGGATATTGGGAAGATGCACGTGATACCGTGATCTGTTATGTAACGTAGTTTGATAGCGACCACCAATACGGTTTATGCGACAACAGACCGGCGTGGTGCGATAGGGATAGGCTTGGGACCCGAAGATATATCAAGCGTAGACATTCCGAGGTCGCTATCTTCGTATTTCTGCGACGCTTTCGGTTTACCGCCACCCACGATCGAAGGCCGTCGCGAATCCTCGCCGTCACGTATCGTACTACAAACGAATCTTTCTTCGGAAATGGGGTCGGCTCCGAACATCGAGCCTAACTGTTGCAAGAGAGCAACAAAGTTTGCGTGAATTTCTGCAAAGATGTACTGGTTGCCCACGATCTCGCTGAGATTCCTTGCCTTCACCTGACCAGGGCGACGAAGCTGACCATCTGGATCAAGGGCACGGCcggtgaggaaggaagagactGGGGTGTACTGTCTACTGTTCGTCCGATCAGGTCCTTTATTCTGTTCTTCGCGacgcttttcttcctcctgatATTTCTCAGCCGATTTGACAATTCCCGCTGAGATTCGACCGAAAGCACGCCAGATCACCGGACAAGCGCGGAACGCCCTTCCAGTGTCTTTGCCAGCCAGTGCAACCAATGCGTAGCTGCGCCGTTTACCGCGTGCCATGGGGTCCGGAAGGCGAAAGACAAACGCGATCGTATACCCTGCAGAGGAGTCGCCAAAGCACAAGGGACCGGAGGAGGCACCTTGCGGGAGGAGTTCACAACTCAGGGTTCGAATGGAAGAACGTCGGAGAAGAGCATAATCCGCTGGGTTTGGAGGGCCTCGTAGCGAGAGATAGGTGAGAATATGTGTGTGGCAAGAGGCGTCAGATGCAACCGACGAGGAATGTAAAGACTCAGGATAGGAGGCGTGTACATGCGGGTCGTGTGCACCGTCTTCGGTTTCGGAGTGATTTGAGCCGCAAGAGTAGACGACCTCTCTCGAGCGCAAAACGGGGCTCCCGTTTTTCCCTTTACCATCGCTCTTAGGCGTACCAGGGGCGCCTGGAGGGAGCTGCTTGCTTACATTATCTGGCAATGTCAAACTACAGCTTGCGCAGGTATCGCCGTCTGCGCCTCCAAGTGGGTTCAATCTCTGCTGGGCCTCAGCGGAATTGGCCTGTGGCTTGATAAAGTAGGGGTGATCCTCGATTTTTTCGAAGTCGGCTTTGCCTGGAAGTTTTCCATGAAGTTTGGATGAATTGGTGTCCTTGCCGTAAGTGGGGCTCTGTAGATGAGAAGATACTGTGTCATGAGAAGTTGCAGGGGTGTCGTCGGGAGAGAAATCGGATCTGTCTGGGTAGCATTGCGAGCAGGAGAACGGCAAGACCTGCGAGCAGATGATCGAGGTGGGACCATGCACCTCGCAGAAATGCGTCAAGGAGAGCTAGTGGACGAACAGTTAGTTTCGGACAAGTAACACCCCGAGAAATACGAGCATGTGTTTGAAACCTCCACGGCGCGAGGGA from Aspergillus flavus chromosome 7, complete sequence carries:
- a CDS encoding vesicle coat protein (involved in Golgi to plasma membrane transport-domain-containing protein) — translated: MDFILSLTHFCEVHGPTSIICSQVLPFSCSQCYPDRSDFSPDDTPATSHDTVSSHLQSPTYGKDTNSSKLHGKLPGKADFEKIEDHPYFIKPQANSAEAQQRLNPLGGADGDTCASCSLTLPDNVSKQLPPGAPGTPKSDGKGKNGSPVLRSREVVYSCGSNHSETEDGAHDPHVHASYPESLHSSSVASDASCHTHILTYLSLRGPPNPADYALLRRSSIRTLSCELLPQGASSGPLCFGDSSAGYTIAFVFRLPDPMARGKRRSYALVALAGKDTGRAFRACPVIWRAFGRISAGIVKSAEKYQEEEKRREEQNKGPDRTNSRQYTPVSSFLTGRALDPDGQLRRPGQVKARNLSEIVGNQYIFAEIHANFVALLQQLGSMFGADPISEERFVCSTIRDGEDSRRPSIVGGGKPKASQKYEDSDLGMSTLDISSGPKPIPIAPRRSVVA